TCGACTACTTTAAACGCATCGAATTTCAACATCGCGGGTCGGCACACGCGCACATTCTTCTCTGGCTTGATAATGCCCCCGATAAGGAACTCTCCATGCACATGCCCCGAACTCTGGAAATGGCCACTACTCTGCTTTCGCTGGACACCACGTACTTGAAGCGGGAGCGCACGCAGGTGCACCAACACACCCACACCTGCTACAAGCGCAACAGCACCAAGTGCCGCTTTAACGTCCCCTTCATGCCCATTGATGAACCCATGGTCGTAGTGCCTTTCCCGAGTGTGGAGAGTGAGGCGCAGAAGAAACACATCGAGATGCTCCAAATCAAGTACCAAGCCATGCACCAGGCTTTGGAAACGACCAACTATGATTCACTACAGCAGTTCTGGGAACATCACGGCATCACGGACAGGGAGCAGTACATTTCGGTTCTCCGAGCAGGTACACCTCGTCCCACCGTCATGCTACCCCGTACCGTGCAGCAAAAGCGGGTTAATTACTTTAACCCATGGGTGGCGTCCGTTCTAGATTCAAACATGGATCTTCAGATCGTGCTCGACACGTACGCGTGTGCTGCCTACGTGGTAGAGTATGTAAATAAGGCCAATCGAGGTATGTCCAATCTGAACCGTGCGGTGCAAGAAATTGTCAAGGATAAGGGGGACATGGATTACACGCAGGCACTGAGACACTTGGGCGTGAAGATGCTCAATGCGATCGAGCTCTCAGCACAGGAGGCCGCCTGGTGTTTGCTCAAGCAGGACATGTCGCAGGCTAGTCGCAAAATTGTCTTTGTAAACACTGCCTGGCCTGAGGAAAGGACGCGCATCCGGAAGTCTAACGCTCAAATGGAGGAGGAACGCTTGGACGAATCTAGCACGGACGTTTGGAAAAGGACTATGATCGAGCGCTACGAAGACCGCGCGCCTGAATTGGAAGCCGTCACTCTGGCAGAGTTCGCTACAGACTACAACATCTACACCTGCAAGAAGAGAGTTCAGCGAGTGATACTTCGCTACCGCGGTTACTCCATCGACGATTCAGTTAACTTCAAGAGAGAACATGTCCTACTCTTCTTTCCGTTTCGTAAGGAGGTGGACATCTTAGACCAAAATTGTTTCGAGCGGCTATACGAGGAAAACACTGACGTCATTCGGGAGCACAAATCACGCTATCAGAGTGATGTAAATATTGAAGACCTCCGTGCGGTTTGTCATTCCCTGATACGACCCAATAACGAGGAACGGGAGACGGCTTCTGAGATTTCCGATGTGACCGTGCACCCGGCAGCCATGGAGAACGACGACTCTGATCTCCTAGACATTGGTGCAGTCGAGTCCAATGCCCCGTTTAAACAATGCCCCGCCGTGTGCACGCGCCAAGACGTCATGAGCAGAGATCAGTACCTGGACACCATGCGGAAGACAAATGATGAGCAGTACGAGATCGTCCGAGAAGTCCTACACCGACTGACAACTCCGAACTCTCCACCACTGCAAATATTCTTCACGGGAGTGGCTGGATGCGGCAAAACATTTGTACTGCGCCTGATCATGGACCTCTACAACAGGTACTGTAACCCTGCTGGCCCATACAATCTAAACGCATATGTGGCTTGCGCTACAACAGGAAAGGCGGCGGTGGCACTAGGCGGAGTAACTGTGCACGCAGCGTTCAAGCTTAGCCTCAAGACAGACAGCGGACTCAGGGACAACGAGTTGAACACCTTCCGCTATGCTTTCAGGAATGTCAGATGCGTGATTATCGACGAAGTTAGCATGATGTCTGCTGATATACTTCACAGAATCGACTCGCGGCTCCGCTCCATCACCTGCAAATATCTGCAGCCCTTCGGAGGGTTGGACGTCATTCTCTGTGGGGACCTGCGTCAGCTTCCCCCCGTTCGTGCAGCTGAGGTGTTCAAGCGCGTCAAAACAGACGACGTGTTTAACACAGAAATCGCGTGGCACCATCTCGCCTACTTTGCACTCACTAAAGTGGTACGACAAAACAATCTCAGGTTCTCCACGTTGCTTTCCAAAATTGGAGATGGTGTCGAATTAGACCCCGAGGAAATCTCACTTATCGAGAGTCGGTTCGTTCCACAGCAGGAAGCAGAAGCTTCTTGCCCCGGTGGCATACGCTTGTTCTACTCCAACAAGGAATCTGATTACTACAACACAACAAAGGCCATAGTAGCACAGGATAATGCTGTACCATGCACGGCACAGGATACAATCGTTGGGTGTAGGTCTATGCAAGAGCAAACAGGCCATGCGTAAGGTCGAAACGTTACCCAAGGCCGAAATAGGAAATTTGCCAGCAAATATAATGCTGTGCATTGGCAAGCCTTACATGATCACCCTCAACGTGGATGTTTCCGATGGCCTTGTTAATGGATCGGTGGGAACACTGAAATTCATCGAAAACGACACCCATGGGAAACCGCTACGCATATGGTTGCAGTTCGGGGAGCTTGGCTCCAAACTTGCGATCGGAACCCTAGCGGCCGCAAAATCACACCAGTTACGCAAGCTCAACAGAAACATTCAACCGAACTGGATACCGATTGAAAGGCGTACCGTCACCTGCGTTATCGATAAGAAGACGAAGGTATCGGTAAGAAGATGCCAGCTTCCCGTTGTGCAGGCGAGCGCCATTACCATTCATAAATCACAGCGTGGCACATATGATGAAGTCGTGTACTCCTACGCCAAGAATCATCCACAGAAGTTGGTATACGTGGCACTGAGTCGCGCTACAGACATCAACGGACTCTACCTGACCAATGTTGACAACGACTTCACATTGTACCACGGAAAAGCCAATCCGGACAGAAAGCTAGCCGATGAATTTCGTCGGTTGCAGTCCCACAAACTTGACACCATCACGGCCAAGTGCCTCGCCATGACTGAACAGCCGCACTACTTGTTGATCTCCGCTCTTAACGTACGCTCCCTTGCCGCACATGCCAAGGACGTACACCACGATCACATTCTGCGCCATTCCTCTGTACTTTGCTTTGCTGAAACCTGGATGGATCCCGAAGAGCCTCTCGAAATCATAGATTTCCTATACTGCTGTGGTGCTCGCAGAGACCACAACAGAGCGGCGGGAGTCGCTATCTACTTGCGCACAGGTCTCTCTGCAATACCAGTCGAAATGTTTGGCAcgtcacatgaagttggcgaactgtgcgccgcaaagttgcccaacggcttgctggtagtagctgcctacttcgcccctaccgcactcacgaaagacgtcgtgcacttcctgcaactcgcattaaccgtccatcgatccacaccgatgttagtagtgggggactttaatgttgacataaacacaaacagcaatttcctaacacttatgcgggagaacatcccgttcctctcgctcgtaacgcgtcccacggctgtgacaacctcgcgaggcacttgtatagatctcgtctttgagaatcaagcattggtgtaccaagtcgaacatatatcagtctatttctccgaccacaaagcttccttcatgactgtcaaaaACTGTTAGTGTAGTCTTTGTttaaggaatacgtgtgaaaaataaaaaaaaattctgtgatagcgcatacatgtgttgctcgatttctttgcctcaatctatcgaaaaggtgaaacagcttatttgctgcgctcaaatttcgcattaggaagtaacgtaatcgtcggtaattttttgtgtcGTTTATGTTATGTACTGGGAATTACTTTATTCCGCACATAGTACACATAAAGAACGTAGCCTTGTCGGAGAGATGGCGACCACACTACCTAACAgcacacctatacaaacttagagaagggaaactgtaccttccacagtgctacggaaataagcgtagcggtggcgtcgtgaactaaagtatgcgaccacaggtggcactgtacaacaggaaacggaaacggggttttgcaaagtttaccaggtgttctgtggctttactgggtttctggctgctgcgcctcgatcgtgctcccgccagtttggttgctgtgtggcaaacgtagcgcctacataaatatgtaatatgtaggcgctacgtttgccacacagcaaccaaactggccggagcacgatcgaggcgcagcagaatacatgtagcgctgagtcatatcgagttaaggcacactctgaactgacttttaagggcatcccgagcggtttttcgtttattacgccgccgttaccccgagttgtgccgtcgcgctccagctgttgcatttcgtgtagggctactgacagaatgcggtttcaaggaggcacgatggcctcgactggaataaacgcacacgacaccaaagattgagtaagcctgaaaatattttatttgcattttacaagtacaacaaaaagcacacgtctacgcatccacacaaacgcggttgcATAGGCAAGAAATgcctcattaataagggtagcacaaacgcacaagaaagaagacctaagctacaaaacgtacggtcggctgctaagtacaataatttccctgtcaccgcgtgtcacttttatacagcatctttacagcactaccaggccgggtagtttggcggaaagaacgcaacagcttacggccgtcagctgtctcttccttacgggtgtcataattatcctaatctccacatcaacgtcgtgcaaatccgcatacaggtatctgtatctgaaccatatcgGCCAGCTTAATAcacgtgtagtgaaattatgataatcactgcgtcttatcaaacgcaTTGGTTTGGCAAATGCGCATTggagctgacggaacgacatactgtaagtgaagcacaagagaacaaggacaaaaggaggatacaacacttgaagaaatgaagaattagtaggcgtacagcaaacaagcgatgacggagaacacacagtGATGcttcgggtgttctgtgacatcggtttgcgtacttacggtgttatggagatcaacggcataaaaacgtaccttcaagcgtactccctcaacctccgccacattcattatgataatcaacgcctaaacaaaatgaggcactattctTTCCCAAGAGTAGACctttttacagcaagtctatgtaatgactcgcagatgaaaccagcatgctttcgaaaatgttttaccgccgtagtattcgaacgccaacggccaggaaacacgtcgataccaataggctgtcggctgttgGTGGTTCATCAAGTACAAataccttgacgctatgactaaaaagcagcttcaacaatcaaatttaaaaaaaaaatcaactgcctatttgcctgagataagaaaacatccttagacacctcgattgtttatgtcaatggtttgtgtaaagtaaaacattcagcatgttcagcgcccctagcagagaaagcacaaattaaagtattagaccaaattacagtagctccacttacgcgcttacgctgaaatgcgcctcgattgatttttcgccctctgtggccatttgttgaacttgagagtgtgcggggcctgacTACATCACTTGGCGCCAACACACTGTCCAAGTGATTGTCCCACACCAGGGGCTTGCCAGGGATGTGGCTCCACCCACCAGCACAGTGGGGAACGTTCACAAGTAGTTCCGGACACTG
This Dermacentor albipictus isolate Rhodes 1998 colony chromosome 1, USDA_Dalb.pri_finalv2, whole genome shotgun sequence DNA region includes the following protein-coding sequences:
- the LOC135916813 gene encoding uncharacterized protein, with the protein product MLCIGKPYMITLNVDVSDGLVNGSVGTLKFIENDTHGKPLRIWLQFGELGSKLAIGTLAAAKSHQLRKLNRNIQPNWIPIERRTVTCVIDKKTKVSVRRCQLPVVQASAITIHKSQRGTYDEVVYSYAKNHPQKLVYVALSRATDINGLYLTNVDNDFTLYHGKANPDRKLADEFRRLQSHKLDTITAKCLAMTEQPHYLLISALNVRSLAAHAKDVHHDHILRHSSVLCFAETWMDPEEPLEIIDFLYCCGARRDHNRAAGVAIYLRTGLSAIPVEMFGTSHEVGELCAAKLPNGLLVVAAYFAPTALTKDVVHFLQLALTVHRSTPMLVVGDFNVDINTNSNFLTLMRENIPFLSLVTRPTAVTTSRGTCIDLVFENQALVYQVEHISVYFSDHKASFMTVKNC